TGGCCAACACTTCGTCGGCCTGCTTCCCCGCTGCGGCCATGATCGACTCGTGGTAGTCGACGCTCAGGATGTCGAGGACCAGTTCCCCCGCATTCGGGTGGTCCGACTTGATGAACGACTCCGTGCACCCCGTGTCGCTGGCGAAGTGGAGCCAGACGACCTTGGGCCGCCCCGCCGCCGCCTTTTCCAGCGCCCGCGCCAGCTTCGGCGTCAACGCCCCGGATAACCCGAGCGCCGCGACGGTTCCCCCCGCGAGCCGGATGAAATCGCGCCGATTGAGACCGTACCCCCGCTTCGTGAGCATCTGCGCCTCCCGGACGGGCCGACTGGTGTTTCCTGAAATCTAAAAAATAGTTTGATATAAGTCAAGATATTTATCTTTGAAACCAATCTGTTGTAAATATGGATCGCTACAGGCGGGCGAATGCACGCGGCAATGAAACGCTGTTCGCTTCCCCCTTCGTCGGAGTCGCCGCAGGAGGGGGGCGCAGTGAGGTAAAGCGCAGCCGTGCAGGTTCACCGCACGGCGAGCCACGAACGGAGCCCCCGCTCCGAGGCGACGCAGACGAAGGGGCGTATCGAGGATTCAGGCGTCGACGTCGAGGGAGAGGATCGACAGGGAGTCGCCGCCGGTCACCGAAACACCCGCCCCCTTGCAACGGGGGCATTCGAACGTGAAGGCGCGGGCCTCCGTCGGTCCGCACGCCGGGCATTCGACCCGGACCGGCTCCTCGACGATTTCGAGAAGCGCGCCTTCCGCGGTCGTTCCGCGGGCGAGGTGCTCGAAGAGGAAGGAGAGATTCTCCGGCTCGATGGCGCGCAGGACGCCGACGCGCAGCCGGATCGAAATCACCTTCTTCGCCGAGTGCCGGTTCGCCTCGGCAAGCGCGACGTCGAGGATCTCGTTGGCGACCCCGAGTTCGTGCACTCAGGGGTTCTTCGACGCCCGCAGGGCCTCGATCCGGTCGAGGAGGACATCCATGCCTGCGCCGGTGGTCGCGGAGGTCTCGAAGATCTGCACCGCGGGGTTGGCGACGCGCGCGGCGCGGCGGACGCGGTCCACGTCGAACGTCACGTACGGCAGCAGGTCCGTCTTCGTGATCACGAGAAGGTCGGACGTCCTGAAGGCGAGCGGATACTTGAGCGGCTTCTCGTCCCCTTCCGTCACGCTCAGCAGGACGACGCGGGCGTCCTCCCCGAGCGATA
Above is a window of Deltaproteobacteria bacterium CG2_30_66_27 DNA encoding:
- a CDS encoding hydrogenase maturation nickel metallochaperone HypA, whose product is MHELGVANEILDVALAEANRHSAKKVISIRLRVGVLRAIEPENLSFLFEHLARGTTAEGALLEIVEEPVRVECPACGPTEARAFTFECPRCKGAGVSVTGGDSLSILSLDVDA